GGAAAACGGAAAATATCTCCTAACTTTTGAAATTACCGACAAAAACAACTTCACAATGCCCCTCGAGGTCGAAGTAAAAACCCAAACAAAGAGTTTCGTCAAAAGAGTCTGGGTTAACGGGACTGCAAGGGTGGAATTCGAATTAAACGATAAACCCAGGATAATAATCCTCGACCCAGATGAATGGATGGTCAACGAGAACAGAGGGTACCCGTTAAAAGGTATTGAGATAATCATTAATTAAGACGTAAAAAGAAACAAATAAGAACGAAACCACACATATGAAGGGGAGGAGAAATAACAATGCCCAAGGTTAAACCTTTAGTGGTGCCGTTGTCCCTGTTAGTACTCCTTTTCACATATTACCTGACTCAGTCACCTGCTCCTCCAAAGCCGGACTTCCAGCTCAACGTCTCCCCGATTTCCGAGTGTTCCGGCAACGTCTGCGTCGAGGTGAACCCCTACATCGAGCTGACGGACGTTGTTTTCCACCTCGCCGGCTGGAACTCTGGCAACGTTACTCCCTACTCCCAAGAGGTTGAGTCTTACTTCTCCCCCTACAGGAATCACAGGGCAGTGCTCCTCGCCAAAAAAGCCCTGAGAGAGGGTTTGGAGTACGACGCCATCCCAAGTTTGCGATGGAGCTGAACTCAACGGAGTGGAGCACCTACCTCGTGGGCAGAGTTCACGGGAACGAAAGGCTCCTCAACGAACTCGCCACGGCCATGAAAGATTTCGCCCGGGAATCGAACTTTTCAACCTTCTATAAGAACCACAGCGGGTTTTACAGGGAGCAGATAAGACTGTTTTTAGAGGAGAATCCCGATGTTTCTAACCTTCCTCACTTCGAGGAGAGGTTCTTTGGAGAAAAGAAAAAGCGCTGGGTTTTCGTCCTTCAGCCCCTTGAGGCGTACTACAGCTACAGCAGCTGGGAAAACGGCACCGTTTATGCATTTCTCGGTGTCTGCTCCTTCTCCAACGGAACGCTCTCCTACTGCAGTGCCTCCGCCCACGAGCTTGCCCACAGCTTCGTCAACCCTGCGGTGGACAGACACTCCGGGGAGATCAAGAAGTATGAGGAAATGTTCTCGCCGGTAAAAGACGTCATGACTTCCATGGGATACTCAGGCTGGAAGACCTACCTCGACGAGACCCTTGTCCGGGCGTTTGAGGCCTACTACATACTCAAAACGGAGGGAAACCAGAGCGCTAAGAGGTTCATAAAGGGTCAGGAAGCCCTCGGGTTCTACCTCGTTGGGAGGGTTTACGGGGCTTGCCTGACGGACTACCTGCCGAACGGGGAGAAGTATCAAACCTTCGAGAGCTTCATGCCCGAACTCGCGAGGCTTATGGGGGAATGGTACAGGGAAGGCATTTGGAGGAACATCTCACCGGAGCCAACCATCAGAATGGTTTTCATGGCGTTTAAAACGAAGGGCGTTAAGGTGTATTCTCCAAACCTCTCGGAGAGCACGTACGTTAAGAACTACGTTGGAATGCTTGAAAAGGCCGGTTTTAAGGTAGCCTTTACAGAGGTGCTCGAAAGCGACAACCTCATCGTCATCGCCCCGTTGGACTCCCCCATTACTCATAAACTCAACAGGTACGTGGAGATAAGGAACAACTCCGTCGTTCTCAATGGGGTTGAGTATTCAAAGGGAGTCTTCCTCGTTGAGGCCCTGAGAAATCCAGAGGGGAAAGGATTCGTCCTATTAATTGCGGGAACGCCGAACGTGTTCAAAAGGAAACCCTCCGGAAACGGTGACGAGAGCTTACTAAACTACCACTACTTCCTCTACCTGACGAACCTGAAGAGGGCGATCGCCTTCGGATAAACCAAACTACATGATAAAACACTGCCCCAACCCACATGAATCTTCAAATCGGGGAAAACCGTTTAAGCCCACCTTTTCTTTATCCTCCGGTGGTGGGATGAGAGTTGGAATCGCTGGCGACGGAATAGCTGGCCTGACGTCTGCCATAGCCCTGGCCAAGAGGGGTTTCGAGGTCACAGTTATTGGTCCGGGAATCAGGAGGAGCAACTCATACCTCGCTCAAGCGGGGATAGCGTTTCCGATTTTGGAGGGGGATTCCGTCAAGGCCCACGTCCTCGACACTCTCCGGGCCGGGAAGTACATCAACGACGAGGAAGTCGTGT
Above is a genomic segment from Thermococcus sp. containing:
- a CDS encoding DUF4932 domain-containing protein, with product MELNSTEWSTYLVGRVHGNERLLNELATAMKDFARESNFSTFYKNHSGFYREQIRLFLEENPDVSNLPHFEERFFGEKKKRWVFVLQPLEAYYSYSSWENGTVYAFLGVCSFSNGTLSYCSASAHELAHSFVNPAVDRHSGEIKKYEEMFSPVKDVMTSMGYSGWKTYLDETLVRAFEAYYILKTEGNQSAKRFIKGQEALGFYLVGRVYGACLTDYLPNGEKYQTFESFMPELARLMGEWYREGIWRNISPEPTIRMVFMAFKTKGVKVYSPNLSESTYVKNYVGMLEKAGFKVAFTEVLESDNLIVIAPLDSPITHKLNRYVEIRNNSVVLNGVEYSKGVFLVEALRNPEGKGFVLLIAGTPNVFKRKPSGNGDESLLNYHYFLYLTNLKRAIAFG